One Bacillus sp. 1780r2a1 DNA segment encodes these proteins:
- the fsa gene encoding fructose-6-phosphate aldolase — translation MKFFIDTANLEDIKKAYKIGVLSGVTTNPSLVAKEGVKFEDRIEEILKTVPEVESVSAEVTPDAVTAEEMIEQAEKLIKINGGDQNITIKLPMTIAGLEATRYLTKKGVKTNVTLIFTVNQALLAARAGATYVSPFLGRLDDISEDGVQLVAKIAELFRMQNIDSQIIAASVRHPDHVTRVALAGAHIATIPYSVIEQLVKHPLTDQGLEKFAADWKNTVHN, via the coding sequence ATGAAATTTTTTATTGATACAGCAAACCTTGAGGATATAAAAAAAGCATATAAAATTGGTGTTTTATCTGGCGTTACAACTAACCCATCTCTAGTAGCAAAAGAAGGCGTTAAGTTTGAAGATCGGATTGAAGAAATCTTAAAAACAGTGCCTGAAGTAGAATCAGTATCGGCAGAAGTAACACCCGATGCTGTAACAGCTGAAGAAATGATTGAGCAAGCTGAAAAACTAATTAAGATTAACGGTGGCGACCAAAACATTACAATTAAGCTTCCAATGACTATTGCTGGGTTAGAAGCAACACGTTACCTTACTAAGAAAGGTGTAAAAACAAATGTAACACTTATTTTCACGGTAAATCAAGCGCTTCTAGCAGCTCGTGCAGGAGCAACATACGTATCTCCATTCCTAGGACGTCTAGATGATATCTCAGAAGATGGTGTTCAATTAGTTGCTAAAATTGCTGAATTATTCCGTATGCAAAATATCGATTCTCAAATTATCGCAGCATCTGTAAGACATCCAGATCACGTTACTCGTGTAGCTTTGGCTGGTGCACATATTGCCACAATTCCTTACTCAGTTATTGAACAACTAGTAAAACATCCTTTAACTGATCAAGGTTTAGAAAAGTTTGCAGCTGATTGGAAAAATACTGTCCACAACTAA
- the gnd gene encoding decarboxylating 6-phosphogluconate dehydrogenase, translating into MQVGLVGLGKMGINLGQNLLDQHHDVVAFDVNPNAVEKMIEYGATGAFTLKELVSSLKAPRVLWVMVPHTVVDSVISEVTPLLEKGDIIIEAGNSHYKESVRRYNELKENSIHFMDVGTSGGMAGARNGACYMIGGDPEAWAIVEPIFCDTAVKDGYFYAGKAGSGHFLKMVHNGIEYGMMAAIGEGFEVLEKSEFDYDYEKVARVWNNGSVIRSWLMELTENAFSKDANLDSIKGIMNSSGEGKWTVETALDLQTATPVIAMSLLMRYRSLEDDTFTGKVVSALRNEFGGHAVEKK; encoded by the coding sequence GTGCAAGTAGGATTAGTTGGTTTAGGAAAAATGGGGATCAATCTAGGGCAAAATTTATTGGATCAACATCATGATGTTGTAGCATTTGATGTGAATCCAAATGCAGTTGAAAAAATGATAGAGTATGGAGCTACAGGTGCATTTACTTTAAAGGAGCTGGTTTCTTCTTTAAAAGCCCCCCGTGTACTTTGGGTAATGGTTCCCCATACTGTTGTAGATTCAGTTATCAGTGAAGTAACACCTTTATTAGAAAAAGGAGACATTATAATTGAAGCTGGTAACTCTCACTATAAAGAGTCCGTTAGACGGTACAATGAACTAAAAGAGAATAGTATTCATTTTATGGATGTTGGAACATCAGGTGGAATGGCAGGTGCTCGAAATGGGGCTTGTTATATGATTGGAGGAGATCCTGAAGCCTGGGCAATAGTTGAACCAATTTTCTGTGATACAGCAGTAAAAGACGGTTATTTTTATGCTGGTAAAGCAGGAAGTGGTCACTTCTTAAAAATGGTGCATAATGGAATCGAATACGGAATGATGGCTGCAATCGGTGAAGGGTTTGAGGTGCTTGAAAAAAGCGAATTTGACTATGATTACGAAAAAGTAGCTAGAGTGTGGAATAACGGTTCTGTTATTCGTTCATGGCTTATGGAGTTAACAGAAAATGCGTTCTCTAAAGATGCAAACTTGGATAGCATTAAAGGGATTATGAATTCTTCAGGTGAAGGAAAATGGACCGTAGAAACAGCTTTAGATCTTCAAACAGCTACACCTGTTATTGCGATGTCACTACTTATGCGCTATCGTTCTCTTGAAGATGATACATTTACAGGAAAAGTAGTATCAGCTCTCCGCAATGAGTTTGGCGGTCACGCTGTAGAAAAAAAATAA
- the tkt gene encoding transketolase, which produces MNHNIKTLAVNTIRTLSIDAINSANSGHPGLPMGAAPMTYALWANHLHHNPKNAKWFNRDRFVLSAGHGSSLLYSMLHLSGYDVTIDDLKNFRKLNSKTPGHPEFSHTDGVEATTGPLGQGIANAVGMAMAEAHLAAKFNKEKFPIIDHYTYTLVGDGDLMEGISYEAMSMAGHMKLGKLIALYDSNDISLDGELNLSFSENIQKRAESVNWQYLRVEDGNSVEEITKAIKLAKQNTDQPTLIEVRTIIGYGSPKVAGTNKAHGNPLGEEEAKATKQAYGWPYEEKFFVPQEVKSHFEQLKKQGMTKEEQWNELFDSYKEAYPLLANELDSAIKGEALIEVKDILTFDTEKSISTRVASGESINHFIKLVPSIFGGSADLSHSTMTDIRDEGPYTPGYFGNRNVYFGVREHAMGAAGNGMALHGGVKPFVSTFFVFNDYLRPSIRLAALQKLPITYVFTHDSIAVGEDGPTHEPIEHLAALRAIPGLTVIRPSDANETASAWTYALQQNEGPVALVLSRQNLPVFEETKGSIENLSKGAYILTETNDNPDIILIATGSEVSLAVNVKAQLELENVSVRVVAMPSWELFDAQSREYQERILPTSVSKRISLEMGISLGWERFVGPNGKVLSIETFGASGTGAEVMKLFGFSEENVTKVANNLLKA; this is translated from the coding sequence GTGAATCATAATATTAAAACATTAGCTGTAAACACTATTCGAACATTATCTATAGATGCAATTAATAGTGCTAATTCTGGCCATCCAGGTCTTCCAATGGGTGCTGCTCCAATGACATACGCACTATGGGCAAATCACTTACATCATAATCCTAAGAACGCAAAATGGTTTAACCGAGATCGTTTTGTTCTTTCTGCTGGACACGGTTCTAGTTTGCTATATAGCATGCTTCACCTTAGTGGATACGATGTAACAATAGATGATTTAAAGAATTTCCGTAAATTAAACAGCAAAACGCCTGGTCATCCGGAATTTAGTCATACAGATGGTGTTGAGGCAACTACAGGTCCTTTAGGACAAGGAATTGCTAATGCTGTTGGAATGGCTATGGCAGAAGCGCATTTAGCTGCAAAATTTAATAAAGAAAAATTCCCTATTATCGATCACTATACGTATACTTTGGTAGGTGATGGAGATTTAATGGAAGGAATTTCTTATGAAGCCATGTCGATGGCTGGTCATATGAAGCTTGGTAAACTTATTGCATTATACGATTCTAATGATATCTCATTAGATGGCGAATTAAACCTTTCTTTTTCAGAAAATATTCAAAAACGAGCTGAATCTGTAAACTGGCAGTATTTACGAGTAGAAGATGGAAATAGTGTAGAAGAGATTACTAAAGCAATTAAATTAGCTAAACAAAATACAGATCAACCGACTCTTATCGAAGTTAGAACTATTATCGGTTATGGTAGTCCAAAAGTTGCTGGAACAAATAAAGCTCATGGTAATCCATTAGGCGAAGAAGAAGCAAAAGCAACAAAACAAGCGTATGGTTGGCCATACGAAGAAAAATTCTTTGTTCCACAGGAAGTTAAAAGTCATTTTGAGCAGCTAAAGAAACAAGGTATGACAAAAGAGGAACAATGGAATGAGTTATTTGACTCTTATAAAGAAGCGTATCCTTTATTAGCGAATGAACTAGATAGTGCTATAAAGGGAGAAGCGTTAATTGAAGTAAAAGATATTTTGACTTTTGATACAGAAAAATCTATTTCAACTCGTGTTGCCAGTGGCGAATCCATTAATCACTTTATTAAACTTGTTCCGTCTATATTTGGAGGAAGTGCAGATTTGTCACATTCAACGATGACAGATATAAGAGATGAAGGGCCATATACACCTGGATATTTCGGGAACCGAAATGTTTATTTCGGAGTACGTGAACATGCAATGGGAGCCGCAGGAAACGGAATGGCTCTTCACGGTGGAGTAAAACCATTTGTCAGCACATTCTTTGTTTTTAATGACTACTTACGTCCATCTATTCGCCTAGCAGCATTGCAAAAGCTACCTATCACATATGTATTTACACATGACTCTATTGCTGTTGGAGAAGACGGGCCGACTCATGAGCCAATAGAACACTTAGCTGCTCTTAGAGCAATTCCTGGACTTACAGTTATACGTCCATCTGATGCTAATGAAACTGCAAGTGCTTGGACATATGCGTTGCAGCAGAATGAAGGACCTGTGGCTTTAGTTCTTAGCCGTCAAAATTTACCTGTTTTCGAGGAGACGAAAGGAAGCATTGAAAATCTTTCTAAAGGTGCATATATTCTAACCGAAACGAACGATAACCCTGACATTATTTTAATTGCTACAGGTTCAGAGGTATCGTTAGCCGTAAATGTAAAAGCACAATTAGAGCTTGAAAATGTATCTGTTCGTGTCGTAGCTATGCCTAGCTGGGAGCTCTTTGACGCACAATCAAGAGAATACCAAGAGCGTATTCTTCCTACATCCGTTTCAAAACGTATTTCTTTAGAGATGGGGATTTCTCTAGGGTGGGAACGCTTTGTAGGTCCAAATGGCAAAGTTTTATCCATCGAAACATTCGGTGCTTCAGGAACAGGTGCTGAAGTAATGAAGTTATTTGGATTTAGTGAAGAGAATGTTACTAAAGTTGCAAACAATTTATTAAAAGCATAA
- the zwf gene encoding glucose-6-phosphate dehydrogenase, producing MESMTFVLYGATGDLAKRKIFPALYNLYIDQKTPQTFSIIGLGRKEMSDNEFQNYVKESIQTFSRRLINDHFKVEEFIKNFRYSKLDATDIKDYRKLLNLVQRLEEELNIPQNRMFYLSVAPEFFDVIALNIKKSGLGTTQGWKRLIIEKPFGHDLESARNLNNKLSEAFKEEEIYRIDHYLGKPMIQNLEALEFANPILQSLWNNQYIANVQITASETVGVEERAGYYDQAGAIRDMVQNHMLQMVMMTAMHLPKQIRADDIREEKKKVIESLRPVKKEDAYLHVVRGQYNRGEIDGHSVAGYLEEPGVSDSSQNNTFVAARLWIDNPFWEGVPFYIRTGKRMKEKSTRIVIEFKDSLKDLYVNQNEGVEPNLLIIEINPNENISLQLNSKNPLNNGKMEPVRVNFSTESKGVPEAYERLIFDAFRGDSTFFAHWKEVELSWKWVQPILEAFEENLLPLHSYLSGSYGPEEANRLLKEDGFKWWLDSEVVHNPNTIVSI from the coding sequence ATGGAATCGATGACCTTTGTCTTGTATGGAGCAACAGGCGATTTAGCTAAAAGGAAAATTTTCCCCGCTCTATATAATTTATATATCGATCAAAAAACACCTCAAACATTTTCTATTATTGGTCTAGGTAGAAAAGAAATGTCTGATAATGAGTTTCAAAATTATGTGAAAGAATCTATACAAACATTTTCAAGACGTTTAATAAATGATCATTTTAAGGTAGAAGAATTTATTAAAAACTTTCGCTATAGTAAATTAGACGCTACCGATATCAAAGACTATAGAAAGTTGTTAAACCTTGTTCAACGACTTGAAGAAGAATTGAATATTCCTCAGAACCGAATGTTCTATCTATCTGTTGCCCCAGAGTTCTTTGATGTTATTGCCTTAAACATTAAGAAAAGTGGATTAGGTACTACACAGGGATGGAAGCGTCTCATTATTGAAAAACCATTTGGACACGATTTGGAATCTGCTCGTAATCTAAATAACAAACTAAGCGAAGCTTTTAAAGAAGAAGAAATTTATCGAATTGATCACTATCTTGGAAAACCTATGATTCAAAACTTAGAAGCTTTGGAGTTTGCAAATCCTATTCTTCAATCTTTATGGAACAATCAATATATAGCCAATGTTCAAATCACAGCGAGTGAAACAGTTGGCGTCGAGGAGAGAGCTGGCTATTATGATCAGGCAGGTGCCATTCGTGATATGGTTCAAAATCATATGTTACAGATGGTAATGATGACAGCAATGCATTTACCTAAACAAATTAGGGCAGACGACATTCGAGAAGAAAAAAAGAAAGTAATTGAATCTCTTCGCCCAGTCAAAAAAGAGGACGCCTATTTACACGTCGTTCGAGGTCAGTATAACAGAGGGGAAATTGATGGTCACTCGGTTGCAGGATACTTAGAAGAACCTGGGGTAAGTGACTCGTCTCAAAACAATACTTTTGTAGCTGCTCGTTTGTGGATTGATAATCCGTTTTGGGAAGGAGTGCCATTCTATATTCGCACAGGAAAACGAATGAAAGAGAAATCGACTCGAATTGTAATTGAGTTTAAAGATTCACTAAAAGATTTATATGTGAATCAAAATGAGGGCGTCGAACCAAACCTTTTAATTATTGAAATTAATCCAAATGAAAATATCTCTCTTCAGCTCAATAGTAAAAATCCATTAAATAATGGGAAAATGGAGCCTGTAAGAGTGAACTTTTCGACTGAAAGTAAGGGCGTACCAGAAGCGTACGAAAGACTAATTTTTGATGCATTTCGTGGGGATTCTACGTTTTTTGCTCATTGGAAAGAAGTTGAATTATCTTGGAAATGGGTGCAACCAATTCTGGAAGCTTTTGAAGAAAATCTCTTACCTCTTCATTCATATTTATCAGGATCCTATGGACCAGAGGAGGCTAATCGTTTACTAAAAGAAGATGGATTTAAGTGGTGGCTTGATTCAGAAGTTGTTCATAATCCAAATACAATTGTATCTATCTAA
- the rpiA gene encoding ribose-5-phosphate isomerase RpiA, whose translation MNEKQIIGEKAVDFVEDNMVVGLGTGSTVFYTIRKLGQLVKQGLHITGIPTSIQTEELAKKFGIPISKFEDVEQIDIAIDGADEVSSELDLLKGGGGALLREKIVAREAKTFIVVADSSKLVEKLGSFLLPVEVIPFGVEVTKKNIYRLGGNVNLRESKGKPFKTDNGNYILDCSFSDILSPKVLERELNMIPGVVENGLFVEMAESVITIGQENNVVIKKRI comes from the coding sequence GTGAACGAAAAACAGATAATTGGTGAAAAAGCAGTAGATTTTGTAGAAGATAATATGGTAGTGGGATTGGGGACGGGATCAACGGTCTTTTATACAATTCGTAAACTTGGACAATTAGTTAAACAAGGACTTCATATTACAGGAATTCCTACTTCTATTCAAACGGAAGAATTAGCAAAAAAGTTCGGGATTCCTATTTCTAAATTTGAGGATGTTGAGCAAATTGATATAGCTATTGACGGAGCTGATGAAGTTAGTTCTGAACTAGACCTTCTTAAAGGTGGTGGTGGTGCCCTTCTAAGAGAGAAAATCGTTGCTAGAGAAGCTAAGACTTTTATAGTTGTGGCGGACTCATCTAAGTTAGTTGAAAAATTAGGATCATTTCTTCTTCCAGTTGAAGTAATCCCTTTCGGAGTTGAAGTGACTAAAAAGAATATTTATAGATTGGGAGGAAACGTTAATCTCCGTGAGTCAAAAGGCAAGCCTTTTAAGACTGATAACGGTAACTACATCCTTGACTGTTCTTTCTCTGATATTTTGTCCCCTAAAGTCTTAGAGAGAGAACTTAATATGATTCCTGGTGTTGTTGAAAACGGATTATTTGTAGAAATGGCTGAGAGTGTTATTACAATAGGTCAAGAAAATAATGTTGTCATTAAGAAGCGGATATAA
- a CDS encoding helix-turn-helix transcriptional regulator, translated as MENQKELCPKVEKSFELIGKRWTGLIIYVLMSGPKRFSELNEMIPVLSNRVLTERIKELEENGIVIRHVIPERPIRSEYLLTKKGTELGKILGPISQWAESWVND; from the coding sequence ATGGAAAACCAAAAAGAGTTATGCCCTAAGGTAGAGAAGAGTTTTGAGCTGATTGGAAAAAGGTGGACAGGTTTAATTATTTATGTTCTAATGAGTGGGCCCAAACGCTTTAGTGAATTAAATGAAATGATTCCAGTTTTAAGCAATCGCGTTCTTACAGAACGAATTAAAGAACTTGAAGAGAACGGAATAGTCATACGCCATGTCATACCTGAAAGACCTATACGCTCAGAATATCTATTGACTAAAAAAGGCACAGAACTTGGTAAAATTCTTGGACCTATCAGTCAGTGGGCTGAAAGTTGGGTTAATGATTAA
- a CDS encoding FMN-dependent NADH-azoreductase, which translates to MSNLLYITAHPLDKEHSYSMAVGSEFIELYKRLNPNDEVVHLDLYKADIPYLDADVFSGWEKLRSGISFNELSSSEREKVGRLAELGAQFLLADKYVFVTPMWNFSIPAIMKTYIDAIAVSGKTFKYSKEGSSGLLTGKKALHIQARGDIYSEGPEVSREMGHSYLEVMMDFFGVSSFEGIIIEGQAKFPEQAQEIKEKAIIEAKEAAKNF; encoded by the coding sequence ATGTCAAATCTTCTTTATATTACTGCACATCCTCTTGATAAAGAACATTCTTACAGCATGGCAGTAGGAAGTGAGTTTATCGAATTGTATAAAAGACTAAATCCAAATGATGAAGTTGTTCATTTAGATTTGTATAAAGCTGATATCCCTTATCTCGATGCTGATGTTTTTAGCGGATGGGAAAAACTTCGTTCAGGTATTTCTTTTAATGAGCTGTCATCTAGTGAAAGAGAAAAAGTAGGACGCTTAGCTGAACTAGGTGCACAATTTTTATTAGCTGATAAATATGTATTTGTCACACCTATGTGGAACTTCTCAATTCCAGCTATTATGAAAACATATATTGATGCAATAGCTGTATCAGGTAAAACCTTCAAATATAGCAAAGAAGGGTCGAGTGGTTTATTAACAGGAAAAAAAGCCCTTCATATACAAGCACGTGGAGATATCTATTCAGAAGGGCCAGAAGTTAGTAGAGAAATGGGGCACTCTTACCTAGAAGTTATGATGGATTTTTTTGGTGTATCCTCTTTCGAAGGAATAATTATAGAAGGCCAGGCAAAGTTTCCTGAACAAGCACAAGAGATTAAGGAAAAAGCAATTATTGAAGCTAAAGAAGCAGCAAAGAATTTTTAA
- a CDS encoding RhaT/GlcU family sugar-proton symporter codes for MDILLAILPAIFWGSIVLFNVKLGGGPYSQTLGTTMGALIFSIVIYLVVHPILTPLTFIIGVISGLFWAIGQSNQLKTIDYIGVSKTMPISTGMQLVSTTLFGVVVFREWSTTSTVLLGILALIFIVIGIVLTSLESKKNEEQAGQFKKAIFTLVISTIGYLVYVVSARLFNVDGWSALFPQAIGMVIGGIVLTYKHKPFNKYAIRNIIPGLIWAAGNMFLFISQPKVGVATSFSLSQMGIVISTLGGIFLLGEKKSKRQLISITIGIILIIAGGVLLGIAKS; via the coding sequence ATGGATATTCTTCTAGCTATTCTTCCAGCTATTTTTTGGGGGAGTATTGTATTATTCAACGTTAAATTAGGCGGCGGCCCATATAGTCAAACACTTGGAACTACAATGGGAGCACTAATTTTTTCAATAGTCATTTATTTAGTAGTTCATCCCATCTTAACCCCCCTTACTTTTATTATAGGGGTTATTTCTGGTTTATTTTGGGCTATTGGTCAAAGCAATCAGTTAAAAACAATTGACTATATTGGCGTTTCTAAAACAATGCCTATATCAACAGGTATGCAACTGGTATCGACGACCTTATTCGGTGTTGTTGTTTTCCGTGAATGGTCAACTACTTCTACTGTTTTGTTGGGAATACTAGCTCTCATTTTTATTGTAATAGGAATTGTATTAACATCTCTAGAGAGCAAAAAAAATGAAGAGCAAGCAGGACAATTTAAAAAAGCGATTTTTACACTGGTTATTTCAACGATTGGATATTTAGTATACGTAGTTAGCGCTCGTTTATTTAATGTGGACGGCTGGTCAGCATTATTTCCTCAAGCAATTGGTATGGTAATTGGAGGCATTGTACTTACTTATAAACACAAACCTTTTAATAAATATGCTATTCGAAATATTATCCCAGGCCTAATTTGGGCTGCAGGTAACATGTTTTTATTTATCTCCCAGCCAAAGGTTGGAGTAGCCACAAGTTTTTCACTGTCACAAATGGGAATTGTCATTTCAACCCTTGGGGGGATCTTCTTATTAGGAGAAAAAAAATCAAAACGTCAACTTATTTCCATTACAATCGGGATTATTCTTATCATTGCGGGTGGTGTATTACTTGGAATAGCTAAAAGCTAA
- a CDS encoding helix-turn-helix transcriptional regulator, which translates to MEESKGLHPKVEKSFELIGKKWTGLIIYVLMSGPKRFNELNESIPSLSRRLLTERLKELEDQGIVVRNVIPGPPIRSEYFLTQKGIALGEILGPISEWAESWVKD; encoded by the coding sequence ATGGAGGAATCAAAAGGATTACATCCTAAAGTAGAAAAGAGCTTCGAATTAATTGGAAAAAAATGGACAGGTTTAATTATTTATGTTCTAATGAGTGGACCAAAACGATTTAATGAACTAAATGAAAGTATACCATCTTTAAGTAGACGATTATTAACGGAACGTCTTAAAGAATTAGAAGACCAAGGAATAGTTGTGCGTAACGTTATTCCGGGTCCCCCTATACGTTCTGAATACTTCTTAACTCAAAAGGGAATAGCTTTAGGGGAAATATTAGGACCAATTAGTGAATGGGCTGAAAGTTGGGTTAAAGATTAA
- a CDS encoding cell wall hydrolase translates to MPRVQYKDSDVALMARMMRAEAEGEGQQGMLYVGNVIVNRLKANCIDFKGLRTIPQVIYQVQGGNYSFEAVQKGNVFYQRARSAEKRLAKKTLDFWREHPAKYALWYFNPYAPCPPTWYDQPFAGQYKNHCYYEPQPNTCDSVYTGA, encoded by the coding sequence ATGCCAAGAGTTCAGTATAAGGATTCAGACGTTGCATTAATGGCTAGAATGATGCGAGCGGAAGCAGAAGGTGAAGGACAACAAGGGATGTTGTACGTTGGAAATGTCATTGTAAACCGACTAAAAGCTAATTGCATCGACTTTAAAGGGCTACGAACAATTCCGCAGGTTATTTATCAAGTGCAAGGAGGAAACTATTCCTTTGAAGCTGTTCAAAAAGGAAATGTTTTTTATCAACGAGCAAGAAGTGCAGAGAAAAGATTAGCTAAGAAAACGCTTGATTTTTGGCGTGAGCACCCTGCGAAATATGCGCTTTGGTATTTCAACCCATACGCTCCATGTCCTCCAACTTGGTACGATCAGCCATTTGCAGGACAATATAAAAACCACTGTTACTACGAGCCGCAGCCGAATACGTGTGATAGTGTGTATACAGGGGCGTAA
- a CDS encoding SDR family oxidoreductase: MSKLTNKIAVITGASRSKGIGSAICIELAKVGADIFFTHWSPYDRQMDYFEEEDTSWSKELVTEIKKYGVRCEALALDLSKPDAPAQLLEEVQKRLGTPSILVNNATHSIDVDFRNLNAEVLDNHYAVNVRATCLLTAEFARRLDGKHSGRVINMVSGQDKSPEPGNLAYIATKGAVSTFTKSIAIELASLNITVNAVDPGPTDTGWMNEELKRTLLPRFPMGRIGAPTDAAKLIAFLASNDAAWITGQIIHSDGGFL; this comes from the coding sequence ATGTCTAAATTAACAAACAAAATTGCTGTTATAACAGGAGCAAGTCGAAGCAAAGGGATAGGCTCAGCCATTTGTATAGAGCTAGCCAAAGTGGGGGCAGATATCTTCTTTACTCACTGGTCTCCTTATGATCGACAAATGGACTATTTTGAAGAAGAAGATACAAGTTGGTCAAAAGAGTTAGTAACCGAAATTAAAAAATATGGCGTAAGATGCGAAGCGCTGGCACTTGATTTATCTAAACCTGATGCACCAGCACAGCTTCTTGAAGAAGTTCAAAAGCGACTTGGGACACCTTCTATTTTGGTGAATAATGCCACTCATTCCATTGACGTAGACTTCCGGAATCTAAATGCAGAAGTTCTTGATAATCACTATGCAGTGAACGTTCGAGCCACCTGTCTTTTAACCGCTGAATTTGCGCGGCGATTGGATGGCAAACATAGTGGGCGAGTCATTAATATGGTATCCGGACAAGATAAATCACCTGAACCAGGAAACCTTGCATATATCGCAACAAAAGGTGCAGTATCTACATTTACAAAATCAATCGCGATTGAACTTGCTTCTTTAAATATTACGGTAAATGCTGTAGACCCTGGTCCAACCGATACAGGCTGGATGAATGAAGAGTTAAAGCGAACTTTACTACCTCGCTTTCCAATGGGAAGGATTGGCGCGCCTACTGACGCAGCAAAACTTATTGCCTTTCTAGCTAGTAATGACGCAGCGTGGATTACCGGACAAATTATTCACTCTGACGGTGGTTTTTTGTAA